A region of Thermovibrio ammonificans HB-1 DNA encodes the following proteins:
- a CDS encoding HDOD domain-containing protein, with protein sequence MKEPKISRTVLLRLIKALMEEEELSTVAEIASADPNLAAKLLQFANSAYAGLKRRISSIKDAIAFIGLKKLKEIAVTLLATSLLTEKDPTKLKELLRTAYIMKMAAKRQVPSLAEEAFMVGILYPVYREMGQELLNMLKEACVSEEVVEGLTNPHSPLGILLKFALAFNPYCRKIIEGEEKEFPLLVGGFKKEFLVKVCFDADIEAEKVVQLL encoded by the coding sequence ATGAAAGAGCCGAAAATCTCGCGAACGGTGCTTCTAAGGCTCATAAAAGCCCTTATGGAGGAAGAGGAGCTCTCTACGGTGGCCGAGATAGCCTCGGCAGACCCCAACCTTGCGGCAAAGCTCCTCCAATTTGCAAACTCTGCCTACGCGGGGCTGAAGCGGAGAATCTCCTCAATAAAGGACGCAATAGCCTTCATCGGGCTTAAAAAACTCAAGGAGATTGCCGTAACGCTCCTTGCCACCTCGCTCCTAACCGAAAAAGACCCGACAAAGCTGAAAGAGCTCCTGAGAACGGCCTACATAATGAAAATGGCCGCCAAGAGGCAGGTTCCCTCCCTGGCCGAAGAGGCCTTTATGGTGGGGATACTCTACCCGGTTTACAGGGAAATGGGGCAGGAGCTTTTAAATATGCTGAAAGAGGCCTGCGTCTCAGAAGAGGTGGTAGAGGGCCTGACAAACCCCCACTCCCCGCTGGGAATACTCCTGAAGTTTGCCCTCGCCTTTAACCCTTACTGCAGGAAGATTATCGAAGGGGAGGAAAAGGAGTTCCCCCTGCTGGTGGGCGGTTTCAAGAAGGAGTTCCTGGTAAAGGTCTGCTTCGACGCCGACATAGAGGCCGAGAAAGTGGTTCAACTGCTATAA
- a CDS encoding HDOD domain-containing protein, whose product MSSIEKLELKREVLLKLIKALLEGEELDEIAKIISMDPNLSAKLLKFINSPYFGLKKEIKSIVQAIAYLGYRNLKDYVFLLLTSSMLKNANKDEIKRTLKLAYLMRELAKRLMPEHDDEAYMVGILEQVREEIGEEIREILEKAGVSEYVVNGLLNPESKLGKLKEAAKRLLEECDRLNEGAEVELPPELSLLSREELIESCLVAEDSAQSILATL is encoded by the coding sequence ATGTCCAGCATAGAAAAGCTCGAACTTAAACGGGAAGTGCTATTAAAACTGATAAAGGCGCTCCTTGAGGGGGAAGAGCTCGACGAAATAGCCAAAATAATCAGCATGGACCCGAACCTTTCGGCAAAATTATTAAAATTCATTAACTCACCTTACTTCGGCCTCAAAAAGGAAATCAAGTCTATCGTTCAGGCAATAGCCTATTTGGGATACAGGAACTTAAAAGACTACGTTTTCCTCCTCCTCACCTCCTCTATGCTCAAAAACGCCAATAAAGACGAAATAAAAAGAACCCTCAAGCTGGCATACCTGATGAGGGAGCTTGCAAAGAGGCTGATGCCCGAGCACGACGACGAAGCCTACATGGTGGGAATCCTCGAGCAGGTAAGGGAGGAGATAGGAGAGGAAATCAGGGAAATCCTTGAAAAGGCCGGCGTTTCGGAGTACGTGGTTAACGGCCTGCTCAACCCCGAGAGTAAGCTTGGGAAGCTCAAAGAGGCTGCAAAGAGGCTCCTTGAAGAGTGCGACAGGCTCAACGAGGGAGCCGAGGTTGAACTCCCCCCGGAACTCTCCCTCCTGTCGCGGGAGGAGCTGATAGAGAGCTGTTTAGTGGCGGAAGACAGCGCCCAGTCCATTCTGGCTACACTTTAA